The proteins below come from a single Magallana gigas chromosome 10, xbMagGiga1.1, whole genome shotgun sequence genomic window:
- the LOC105335952 gene encoding endoglucanase — translation MWSLSVFFILAIGYVSCDQKCQGSPRMYNGKRCASTTRYNDYHKGACGCGPASGDSQFSWNHDHFVTAPNQMFFDEGNSGWCGQRCGKCVKLTTTGGYVPGQGGPTPAGMSRVFMVTNLCPNVYPNQNWCNQGTGPNGNGHNDFGYVAHFDLENGASQISHLGWNNPEVTWEIVGCHGSNTPTDGMYQQCQCAHHGKRSLNETTNGSEN, via the exons CGATCGGGTACGTGAGTTGTGATCAAAAATGCCAGGGGTCGCCAAGAATGTACAACGGAAAGCGATGTGCTTCGACCACCCGATACAACGACTACCACAAGGGGGCGTGCGGGTGTGGACCAGCTTCCGGTGACAGCCAATTCAGTTGGAATCACGACCACTTCGTCACTGCCCCCAATCAGATGTTTTTTGATGAAGGAAACAGTGGCTGGTGTGGTCAGCGATGCGGAAAATGTGTCAAGCTGACCACTACAG gcgGTTACGTTCCCGGACAAGGAGGCCCGACCCCCGCCGGCATGTCCCGCGTGTTCATGGTTACTAACTTGTGCCCCAACGTCTATCCCAACCAGAACTGGTGCAACCAGGGCACCGGGCCAAACGGGAACGGTCATAACGACTTCGGATACGTCGCCCATTTTGATTTGGAAAATGGCGCCAGTCAGATCTCGCACCTTGGTTGGAACAACCCGGAAGTGACGTGGGAGATCGTCGGTTGTCATGGATCGAACACCCCCACGGATGGAATGTACCAACAATGCCAGTGTGCTCATCACGGCAAACGTTCCCTTAACGAAACGACGAACGGCTCGGAAAATTGA